The SAR324 cluster bacterium genome window below encodes:
- a CDS encoding flagellar basal body L-ring protein FlgH gives MTYCSSHRDTLMKSFVSLLMVLVLLGGCQPLARKSGPQMPMTTQQNQVNTVAEQATPKPSPKNTRRPQISSRSNLYEGSLWRDEASFGNLWRDHRARFNNDLLTIVEVNKIVTVPPAKEKPAETTGAPSDVVQKANLVLEALSLRDMIEEEQNDILRSLDSISAEVIKVLPNGNMLIRGKKTDLRQRNQIRYVTTVTGILRPADVTQANVVSASKLAYPEVKISRQIQGSLVRERLDKLKPLLGQQKAGLMGRITDFTKADNRQAK, from the coding sequence ATGACATACTGCTCCTCTCATAGAGATACTCTTATGAAAAGTTTTGTCTCACTGCTGATGGTTCTGGTTTTACTGGGAGGATGTCAGCCTCTTGCCAGAAAGTCCGGTCCGCAAATGCCAATGACAACGCAGCAAAATCAGGTAAATACTGTCGCAGAACAGGCGACACCCAAACCTTCTCCCAAAAACACCAGACGGCCACAGATTTCGTCCAGATCCAATCTCTATGAAGGATCATTGTGGCGTGATGAAGCTTCTTTCGGAAACTTGTGGCGTGACCATCGTGCCCGTTTTAATAATGACCTCCTGACAATTGTGGAAGTGAATAAAATTGTCACTGTTCCTCCAGCCAAGGAAAAACCGGCTGAAACTACAGGCGCTCCTAGTGATGTCGTGCAAAAAGCCAATCTGGTGCTGGAAGCTCTCTCTTTGCGAGATATGATTGAGGAAGAACAAAATGATATTTTGCGATCGCTTGATTCGATATCCGCTGAAGTGATCAAGGTTCTACCCAACGGCAATATGCTGATTCGAGGAAAAAAAACCGATCTTCGCCAACGGAATCAAATCCGGTATGTGACGACAGTTACAGGTATTCTTCGTCCGGCGGATGTCACACAGGCAAACGTTGTTTCCGCATCCAAACTGGCTTATCCCGAAGTCAAGATAAGCCGGCAGATTCAGGGCTCACTGGTTAGGGAACGTCTGGACAAACTCAAACCTTTGCTTGGTCAGCAAAAGGCTGGTTTGATGGGACGGATTACCGATTTTACCAAAGCGGATAACCGTCAGGCCAAATAA
- a CDS encoding DUF3187 family protein, translated as MMTIRFVLGGIFWLIYISNAWGLNSFYMYRPLSIGPQHPLFFVNTLYMPDTAGQKDSQWAILDLGYYHVNFFEKSVNVGVDGPPEDFPIRFKRCEGYHVELPAYDWNCKGRGYSIFQDGEYLRRIALFSLQWGSSTEIQWAYRDIYFRGGELDRVIEQYHRLWGMSDERNQASRDSFSIFVWDNEEQKFVYFQDQPTHEYQIESRTLSLKQTLIQSEHFAFSFKLASNFEDQYLETLNTVSKETSPDFNDYNMALESSYLGDTWALHVGRAQTISHKPRFEKSPTPLNFFFLGFVFQLSEYTYFLIQDLFYSTIFPKDGRESLHHDLRERALAIRIAVGENLNVETGLVNNVTWEPHNIDASFFFRLILAY; from the coding sequence ATGATGACCATTCGCTTTGTTTTGGGGGGAATCTTCTGGCTGATCTACATATCAAACGCATGGGGTTTGAATTCTTTTTATATGTATCGTCCCTTGTCCATTGGCCCCCAGCATCCACTTTTTTTTGTAAATACACTTTACATGCCAGATACCGCCGGACAAAAGGATAGTCAATGGGCGATTCTGGACTTGGGATATTACCATGTAAATTTTTTTGAAAAGAGCGTGAATGTAGGCGTAGATGGCCCTCCAGAAGACTTTCCCATACGGTTCAAACGCTGTGAAGGATATCATGTTGAATTACCTGCTTATGACTGGAACTGCAAAGGCCGTGGCTATTCCATTTTTCAGGATGGAGAATACCTGCGACGGATTGCCCTGTTCAGCTTGCAATGGGGTAGTTCTACCGAGATACAGTGGGCCTATCGGGATATTTATTTCCGTGGGGGCGAACTGGATCGGGTGATTGAACAATATCATCGTTTGTGGGGCATGAGCGATGAACGCAACCAGGCAAGCCGGGATTCATTCAGCATTTTTGTCTGGGATAATGAGGAACAAAAATTTGTGTATTTTCAGGATCAACCAACCCATGAATACCAAATTGAATCACGCACCTTGTCCCTCAAACAAACGCTGATTCAGAGTGAACATTTTGCGTTCTCTTTCAAACTTGCCTCCAACTTTGAAGACCAATATCTGGAAACTCTCAATACAGTATCCAAGGAGACATCTCCTGATTTTAACGATTACAACATGGCTCTTGAATCATCTTATCTGGGAGATACCTGGGCACTTCATGTGGGCCGAGCACAAACCATCTCCCACAAACCACGTTTTGAGAAATCCCCCACTCCTCTCAATTTCTTTTTTCTGGGATTTGTATTCCAACTCTCAGAGTATACTTATTTTCTGATTCAGGACCTGTTTTATTCCACCATCTTCCCCAAAGATGGCAGGGAGAGTCTGCATCATGATTTGCGGGAACGGGCTCTGGCCATCCGAATCGCGGTTGGCGAAAATTTGAATGTGGAAACGGGATTGGTCAACAATGTCACCTGGGAACCGCACAACATTGATGCCAGTTTCTTTTTCAGGCTGATTCTGGCTTATTGA